The Rubrobacter tropicus nucleotide sequence GGTGCGGACCGCGGTCACCAGGTTCGGCTCGACCTCGATCACGGTTACGCCGACCAGCGTGCCGTCGTCCTGGAAGGCCCGGGTCATCTGTTTCTTCTTTCCGAAAACTGCCGTAGCCATAACTCTAGGTCGCCTTGATCTCGATATTCACGCCGGACGGCAGGTCCAGCCGCTGCAACGAGTCGACCGTGCGCGGCGTGGGCTGCTGGATGTCTATGAGGCGCTTGTGGGTGTGCAACTGGAAGTGCTCGCGGGAGTCCTTGTCCTTGAAGGGACCACGGATCACCGTGTAGCGGCTCTTCTTCGTCGGCAGCGGGACGGGGCCGAAGACAAAGGCCCCCGTCCGCTCCGCCGTCTCGACTATCGACTTCGCGGTCTTGTCTATAACCTCGTGGTCGTAAGCCTTGAGCTTTATCCTGATCTTCGATACGGCCATGCTATTCCACTATTTCCGTTACGACGCCGGCGCCGACGGTGCGGCCGCCCTCGCGGATGGCGAAGTTGAGCCCCTCGTCCATCGCTATCGGGCTTATCAGCTCAACCTCCATCACCGTGTTGTCCCCGGGCATCACCATCTCCACCCCCTCCTCGAGCCTTATCTCCCCGTCACGTCGGTGGTGCGGAAGTAGAACTGCGGCCGGTAGTTGGTGAAGAACGGCGTGTGGCGCCCCCCCTCCTCCTTGGAAAGCACGTACACCTCCGCCTTGAAGCGGGTGTGGGGCGTTATCGTGCCGGGCTTGGCCAAAACCTGCCCACGCTCCACGTCGTCGCGCTTGAGCCCGCGAAGCAGGGCGCCTATGTTGTCGCCGGCCTGGGCCGAGTCCATCGACTTGTTGAACATCTCGACCCCCGTCACCACCGTCTTGCGCGTGGGCCGGATGCCGACGATCTCCACCTCCGTGTTGACCGCTATCTGGCCGGTCTCCACGCGCCCGGTGGCCACCGTGCCTCGCCCCTGGATCGTGAAGACGTCCTCGACGGCCAACAAAAAGTCGCGGTCTATGTCCCGCTCGGGCTCGGGCACGTACGAGTCGACCGCCTCCATCAGCCTGAGGATGGCCGGCTCCCCGTACTCCGAGTCGTCCCCCTCCAGCGCCTTCAAGGCGGAGCCCACGACAACCGGCACGTCGTCGCCCGGGAAGTCGTACTCGGACAAAAGCTCCCGAACCTCCATCTCCACCAGCTCCAAAAGCTCCTCGTCGTCGACCATGTCGGCCTTGTTCAAAAAGACCACTATGTAGGGCACCCCCACCTGGCGCGCCAAGAGGATGTGCTCGCGCGTCTGGGGCATCGGCCCGTCGGCGGCGGAGACCACCAGGATCGCCCCGTCCATCTGGGCGGCGCCGGTGATCATGTTCTTCACGTAGTCGGCGTGGCCCGGGCAGTCGACGTGGGCGTAGTGGCGGTTCTCGGTGGCGTACTCCTGGTGGCTGGTGGCTATGGTGATCCCGCGCTGGCGCTCCTCGGGGGCGTTGTCTATCTGGTCGAAGGCGACCTCGCGGTTGGCCGGGTCGTTGGGCACGGCCTTGGCCAGGGTCTTGG carries:
- the rpsJ gene encoding 30S ribosomal protein S10 — its product is MAVSKIRIKLKAYDHEVIDKTAKSIVETAERTGAFVFGPVPLPTKKSRYTVIRGPFKDKDSREHFQLHTHKRLIDIQQPTPRTVDSLQRLDLPSGVNIEIKAT